From one Humulus lupulus chromosome 8, drHumLupu1.1, whole genome shotgun sequence genomic stretch:
- the LOC133797363 gene encoding probable pectinesterase/pectinesterase inhibitor 54, whose protein sequence is MIMMRMQEIILVFWALGICALGVAMDHNNFKSDPEKRHIIEEDCSLTRYPSICVQTLNMAGLSSSSGSYQYTDIISVLLNKTIYESKLPTTHSTMLTSHVGAESSAHQPMITTDECETLMSLSEKKLQQSLTALTNKNKVEDIQTWLSAAMTFQEACKDSDEGSQVVTNGVVVRSDIAKKMAYLYELSSNALALTNRIVTPGKTTSSSSFETVTRRLSEKDGGFPTWVSRKDRKLLQATTTVINADVVVAQDGSGNYKTVSEAIQAAPGSRRFVIHVKGGVYKEKIRTNKDGITLIGDGKYSSVIVWDDSVAGGTSMPATATFTVTGDGFIARDIGFHNTAGPHGKQALALHIASDRSALYRCSIAGYQDTLYALALRQFYRECDISGTVDFIFGNAAAVFQNCELSLRRPRGDNVILASGRSDPGQNTGFSVQNCRVTASAEFAPVKHSYESYLGRPWKAYSRAVVMQSNIDDAISPKGWVEWPGYGTSVLRTLYFAEYANVGPGARTGQRVNWPGFHLIGVSDAAKFTVANFIGGNSWLPSTKVTFNSGLQ, encoded by the exons ATGATCATGATGAGAATGCAAGAAATTATTTTGGTGTTTTGGGCACTGGGAATATGTGCATTAGGGGTTGCCATGGATcataataattttaaaagtgatcCCGAAAAAAGACACATTATTGAGGAAGATTGTAGCCTTACTAGATATCCATCCATATGTGTTCAAACCCTAAATATGGCTGGCTTGAGTAGCTCATCAGGTTCCTACCAATACACTGATATTATTTCTGTTCTTCTCAACAAGACAATATATGAGTCAAAGCTGCCCACCACTCATTCTACCATGTTGACCTCCCACGTTGGAGCCGAATCATCAGCTCATCAACCAATGATCACTACAG ACGAGTGTGAAACTCTCATGAGCTTATCCGAGAAAAAGCTACAGCAATCTCTAACAGCGCTCACTAACAAAAACAAGGTGGAAGACATCCAAACATGGCTAAGCGCCGCGATGACTTTCCAAGAAGCTTGCAAAGACTCGGACGAGGGCAGCCAGGTCGTCACAAACGGCGTCGTCGTCAGGAGCGATATTGCCAAGAAAATGGCTTATCTATACGAGCTAAGCAGCAACGCATTAGCTCTTACTAATCGCATCGTCACCCCGGGGAAAACGACGTCGTCTTCGTCGTTCGAAACCGTAACTCGTCGTTTGTCAGAGAAGGACGGAGGTTTTCCGACGTGGGTATCCCGGAAAGACAGAAAACTACTCCAGGCAACAACGACAGTAATAAATGCGGACGTTGTTGTTGCTCAAGATGGGTCAGGGAATTACAAAACCGTTTCTGAAGCTATACAGGCCGCGCCTGGGAGTCGTCGTTTCGTGATTCATGTCAAAGGAGGAGTTTATAAGGAGAAGATTCGAACCAACAAAGATGGCATTACTTTGATAGGTGACGGCAAATACTCTAGTGTCATCGTTTGGGATGATAGTGTCGCTGGTGGAACTAGTATGCCCGCAACTGCAACATTCA CTGTTACCGGCGACGGATTCATCGCCCGGGACATCGGGTTCCACAACACGGCGGGACCACATGGAAAACAAGCCTTGGCTCTGCACATCGCCTCGGACCGGTCGGCCCTATACAGGTGCAGCATCGCCGGGTACCAAGACACACTCTACGCCCTCGCTCTCCGCCAATTCTACCGCGAGTGTGACATCTCCGGCACCGTTGACTTCATCTTCGGCAACGCCGCCGCCGTCTTTCAGAATTGTGAACTATCCCTCCGCCGTCCACGTGGCGACAACGTCATCCTAGCCAGCGGAAGATCCGACCCCGGTCAAAACACCGGGTTCTCGGTCCAAAACTGTCGGGTGACAGCCAGCGCCGAATTCGCACCCGTCAAACACTCTTACGAATCTTATCTGGGTCGGCCATGGAAGGCCTATTCGAGAGCTGTGGTTATGCAGTCGAACATTGATGACGCTATTTCTCCTAAAGGGTGGGTCGAGTGGCCTGGTTATGGAACCTCTGTTCTGAGAACTCTGTATTTTGCAGAGTATGCTAATGTGGGACCCGGAGCTAGGACCGGTCAAAGGGTAAACTGGCCCGGGTTTCACTTGATCGGAGTTAGTGACGCTGCGAAGTTCACCGTAGCCAACTTCATTGGTGGAAATTCATGGCTGCCTTCGACTAAAGTGACTTTCAACTCTGGTCTTCAGTAA